The following are encoded together in the Lathyrus oleraceus cultivar Zhongwan6 chromosome 3, CAAS_Psat_ZW6_1.0, whole genome shotgun sequence genome:
- the LOC127128290 gene encoding uncharacterized protein LOC127128290 isoform X2 — translation MAAPEINWDRLDIMKFYVGGAGLFSGVTVLLYPVSVVKTRMQVASKDTAERSGSSVVKGLLKKDGIRGLYKGFATVLAGTIPARIVFLTFLETTKEASFKMVKPFKLSETSQAAIANGIAGMLSAVVSQVVYTPIDVISQKLMVQGYSGHAQYSGGLDVARKLIRSEGFRGLYRGFTLSVITYSPSSAVWWATYGSSQRFLWRSCNGLFILKGYSYTA, via the exons ATGGCTGCTCCTGAGATTAACTGGGATAG GCTAGATATAATGAAATTCTATGTAGGGGGAGCTGGACTATTTTCTGGTGTTACTGTGTTACTCTACCCTGTCTCTGTTGTGAAGACTAGGATGCAGGTTGCTTCGAAGGATACTGCAGAGAGAAGTGGATCTTCTGTTGTGAAAGGATTGCTTAAGAAAGATGGTATCCGTGGTTTGTATAAAGGGTTTGCCACCGTCCTCGCTGGAACAATACCTGCCAGAATCGTATTTCTCACTTTCTTAGAGACCACGAAGGAAGCTTCCTTCAAGATGGTTAAACCGTTTAAACTGTCTGAAACTAGTCAGGCTGCAATAGCGAATGGCATTGCAGGCATGTTATCGGCGGTTGTGTCACAAGTTGTGTATACTCCAATTGATGTG ATTAGCCAAAAGTTGATGGTGCAAGGATACTCAGGCCATGCCCAGTATAGTGGTGGTTTGGATGTTGCTCGGAAGTTGATAAGGTCCGAGGGCTTCAGGGGATTATACAGAGGGTTTACTCTATCTGTTATAACTTATTCACCATCTAGTGCTGTATGGTGGGCAACTTACGGCTCAAGTCAACGCTTCTTATGGAG ATCATGTAATGGATTGTTCATCCTCAAAGGATATAGTTACACTGCTTGA
- the LOC127128290 gene encoding uncharacterized protein LOC127128290 isoform X1 — translation MAAPEINWDRLDIMKFYVGGAGLFSGVTVLLYPVSVVKTRMQVASKDTAERSGSSVVKGLLKKDGIRGLYKGFATVLAGTIPARIVFLTFLETTKEASFKMVKPFKLSETSQAAIANGIAGMLSAVVSQVVYTPIDVISQKLMVQGYSGHAQYSGGLDVARKLIRSEGFRGLYRGFTLSVITYSPSSAVWWATYGSSQRFLWSLARSCNGLFILKGYSYTA, via the exons ATGGCTGCTCCTGAGATTAACTGGGATAG GCTAGATATAATGAAATTCTATGTAGGGGGAGCTGGACTATTTTCTGGTGTTACTGTGTTACTCTACCCTGTCTCTGTTGTGAAGACTAGGATGCAGGTTGCTTCGAAGGATACTGCAGAGAGAAGTGGATCTTCTGTTGTGAAAGGATTGCTTAAGAAAGATGGTATCCGTGGTTTGTATAAAGGGTTTGCCACCGTCCTCGCTGGAACAATACCTGCCAGAATCGTATTTCTCACTTTCTTAGAGACCACGAAGGAAGCTTCCTTCAAGATGGTTAAACCGTTTAAACTGTCTGAAACTAGTCAGGCTGCAATAGCGAATGGCATTGCAGGCATGTTATCGGCGGTTGTGTCACAAGTTGTGTATACTCCAATTGATGTG ATTAGCCAAAAGTTGATGGTGCAAGGATACTCAGGCCATGCCCAGTATAGTGGTGGTTTGGATGTTGCTCGGAAGTTGATAAGGTCCGAGGGCTTCAGGGGATTATACAGAGGGTTTACTCTATCTGTTATAACTTATTCACCATCTAGTGCTGTATGGTGGGCAACTTACGGCTCAAGTCAACGCTTCTTATGGAG CCTGGCCAGATCATGTAATGGATTGTTCATCCTCAAAGGATATAGTTACACTGCTTGA
- the LOC127128290 gene encoding uncharacterized protein LOC127128290 isoform X5, producing MAAPEINWDRLDIMKFYVGGAGLFSGVTVLLYPVSVVKTRMQVASKDTAERSGSSVVKGLLKKDGIRGLYKGFATVLAGTIPARIVFLTFLETTKEASFKMVKPFKLSETSQAAIANGIAGMLSAVVSQVVYTPIDVISQKLMVQGYSGHAQYSGGLDVARKLIRSEGFRGLYRGFTLSVITYSPSSAVWWATYGSSQRFLWRTV from the exons ATGGCTGCTCCTGAGATTAACTGGGATAG GCTAGATATAATGAAATTCTATGTAGGGGGAGCTGGACTATTTTCTGGTGTTACTGTGTTACTCTACCCTGTCTCTGTTGTGAAGACTAGGATGCAGGTTGCTTCGAAGGATACTGCAGAGAGAAGTGGATCTTCTGTTGTGAAAGGATTGCTTAAGAAAGATGGTATCCGTGGTTTGTATAAAGGGTTTGCCACCGTCCTCGCTGGAACAATACCTGCCAGAATCGTATTTCTCACTTTCTTAGAGACCACGAAGGAAGCTTCCTTCAAGATGGTTAAACCGTTTAAACTGTCTGAAACTAGTCAGGCTGCAATAGCGAATGGCATTGCAGGCATGTTATCGGCGGTTGTGTCACAAGTTGTGTATACTCCAATTGATGTG ATTAGCCAAAAGTTGATGGTGCAAGGATACTCAGGCCATGCCCAGTATAGTGGTGGTTTGGATGTTGCTCGGAAGTTGATAAGGTCCGAGGGCTTCAGGGGATTATACAGAGGGTTTACTCTATCTGTTATAACTTATTCACCATCTAGTGCTGTATGGTGGGCAACTTACGGCTCAAGTCAACGCTTCTTATGGAG GACGGTGTGA
- the LOC127128290 gene encoding uncharacterized protein LOC127128290 isoform X4, with translation MAAPEINWDRLDIMKFYVGGAGLFSGVTVLLYPVSVVKTRMQVASKDTAERSGSSVVKGLLKKDGIRGLYKGFATVLAGTIPARIVFLTFLETTKEASFKMVKPFKLSETSQAAIANGIAGMLSAVVSQVVYTPIDVISQKLMVQGYSGHAQYSGGLDVARKLIRSEGFRGLYRGFTLSVITYSPSSAVWWATYGSSQRFLWRSLLYYFFL, from the exons ATGGCTGCTCCTGAGATTAACTGGGATAG GCTAGATATAATGAAATTCTATGTAGGGGGAGCTGGACTATTTTCTGGTGTTACTGTGTTACTCTACCCTGTCTCTGTTGTGAAGACTAGGATGCAGGTTGCTTCGAAGGATACTGCAGAGAGAAGTGGATCTTCTGTTGTGAAAGGATTGCTTAAGAAAGATGGTATCCGTGGTTTGTATAAAGGGTTTGCCACCGTCCTCGCTGGAACAATACCTGCCAGAATCGTATTTCTCACTTTCTTAGAGACCACGAAGGAAGCTTCCTTCAAGATGGTTAAACCGTTTAAACTGTCTGAAACTAGTCAGGCTGCAATAGCGAATGGCATTGCAGGCATGTTATCGGCGGTTGTGTCACAAGTTGTGTATACTCCAATTGATGTG ATTAGCCAAAAGTTGATGGTGCAAGGATACTCAGGCCATGCCCAGTATAGTGGTGGTTTGGATGTTGCTCGGAAGTTGATAAGGTCCGAGGGCTTCAGGGGATTATACAGAGGGTTTACTCTATCTGTTATAACTTATTCACCATCTAGTGCTGTATGGTGGGCAACTTACGGCTCAAGTCAACGCTTCTTATGGAGGTCACTTTTGTATTATTTTTTTCTCTAG
- the LOC127128290 gene encoding uncharacterized protein LOC127128290 isoform X3, producing MRLDIMKFYVGGAGLFSGVTVLLYPVSVVKTRMQVASKDTAERSGSSVVKGLLKKDGIRGLYKGFATVLAGTIPARIVFLTFLETTKEASFKMVKPFKLSETSQAAIANGIAGMLSAVVSQVVYTPIDVISQKLMVQGYSGHAQYSGGLDVARKLIRSEGFRGLYRGFTLSVITYSPSSAVWWATYGSSQRFLWSLARSCNGLFILKGYSYTA from the exons ATGAG GCTAGATATAATGAAATTCTATGTAGGGGGAGCTGGACTATTTTCTGGTGTTACTGTGTTACTCTACCCTGTCTCTGTTGTGAAGACTAGGATGCAGGTTGCTTCGAAGGATACTGCAGAGAGAAGTGGATCTTCTGTTGTGAAAGGATTGCTTAAGAAAGATGGTATCCGTGGTTTGTATAAAGGGTTTGCCACCGTCCTCGCTGGAACAATACCTGCCAGAATCGTATTTCTCACTTTCTTAGAGACCACGAAGGAAGCTTCCTTCAAGATGGTTAAACCGTTTAAACTGTCTGAAACTAGTCAGGCTGCAATAGCGAATGGCATTGCAGGCATGTTATCGGCGGTTGTGTCACAAGTTGTGTATACTCCAATTGATGTG ATTAGCCAAAAGTTGATGGTGCAAGGATACTCAGGCCATGCCCAGTATAGTGGTGGTTTGGATGTTGCTCGGAAGTTGATAAGGTCCGAGGGCTTCAGGGGATTATACAGAGGGTTTACTCTATCTGTTATAACTTATTCACCATCTAGTGCTGTATGGTGGGCAACTTACGGCTCAAGTCAACGCTTCTTATGGAG CCTGGCCAGATCATGTAATGGATTGTTCATCCTCAAAGGATATAGTTACACTGCTTGA